The following nucleotide sequence is from Tolumonas lignilytica.
GTTGTTCTGAGCTCAACTGCATCAATGCCGGCCATTGTTTTTTTATTAGCAGATAGCAAATCCAGGCTACAAACCCGACTTTGGCAATTGATTTGATCAGTTCCACCAATGCCATAACACCGATCATGCGTTTGATCCCATTCATCGGGTTCAGTTTGCTAAATTTCGGTGTCATCGCTTCTGTACTGAAATTAAAGCCACCCAGCGCGATATTGCCAATCAAGCTGGCTACCATGACAATGGCAAATAAAGCGATCACAGGCCAAATGACTTCGCCAATCGTGACGCCAACCATCCGATACATACTGGTCGGATCAAAAACCTCATTTCGCTGAAAATTAAAACAGCGAATAAAAACATTAACCACCGCAGAACTAAACGATGTCTGCAACAGAAGCAGCCCACAAATGCCAGCCAAGAGAACAGAAGCTGTGGCGGCTTCTTTTGATCGGGGAACCTGCCCTTTTTCTTTAGCTTGTTGAAGTCGCTTACCTGTGGGCTGTTCCGTACGTTCTTGATCATCATCTGCCATCTGCTTGTCTCCTACGGCTCACGACAAGATAAGGCCAGCACGTCACACATCAGACTTTGTGTGCGTTGCCATTGCATTTCAAAGTGGTCCATAAAACCACTTAATGATGCCCACATGATAAACAAACCGCCAATCATGGTGACAGCAAACCCCATACTGAAAATATTTAATTGAGGAGCGGCACGAGTCATGACGCCAAAAGTAAAATTAATCAGTAAAAGTGCGATAGTGGCAGATAAAGAAAAAGCTACTGCGGTTTGAAATAACACTGACACAAAATCAGCAATAGAACGCATGCTGCTTATGGTGATCCCATCTGCTGACACGGGTAAGGTAATAAAACTTTGGGCAATCATCTGAATCATTGTCAGATGTCCATCCATGGCAAAAAAGATCAAGGTTCCCAACATCAGATAAAACTGGCCAATGACCGGTGTTGATTCACCATTCAGCGGATCAACCATTGACGCAAACCCCAGACTGGTCTGCATCGAGATAATTTGCCCGGCCATGATAAATGCCTGTACCAGCATCTGCGAGATCAGCCCCATCGTGATGCCAATTAGAACCTGCTGTGACGTGATCAAAAAACCAGCCATGGAAAAAAGATCTGTCGTGGGCATTTTAGGCAACACTGGCGCAATCACTGCCGTCAGAGCCATGGCATAAAACATGCGGATCATGATAGGAACAGACTGAGAACCAATCACTATCATGGTCATCAACATAGAGGCCAGCCGCGTAAAAGGCCAAATGTATGCAGCCAGAACCGCCATGAGAAACGTCGTGGTGATGGTCATCCCAGAACCTCGGGGATTTCATGAACCAGCATCGTCATGAAATCCATTAACGTTTGCAGCCCCCAATGCGCACCTAATGAAAGCGCAGCCAACGTGACGAGTAAGCGCGGCAAGAAACTTAACGTTTGTTCGTTAATCGAGGTTGCAGCCTGAAAGATGGAGACTAATAAACCCACGATCAGACTTGGAATGATGGTGGCAGAAACAAGCAGACAGACAATCCCTAGCGCCTGACGGAAGACATCAACGAAGACTTCAGGTGTCATTAACCACCTCCACCGAGCCCGAAACTGTTCGCCAAGGAGCCCATAATCAGCCCCCAGCCATCCACCAACACAAATAACATGAGTTTAAATGGTAATGAGATGATCATTGGCGAAAGCATCATCATCCCCATTGCCATCAATACGCTGGCGATAACCAGATCGATGACCAAAAATGGCAGAAAAAGCATAAACCCGATCTGAAACGCGGTTTTTAATTCACTGGTAATGAAAGAAGGGATCAGCACGCGCATGGGGACGTCGGCGGGCTTATCTGCTTTGACATTCGCTATTTCAGAAAACGTATCCAGATCTTTAATGCGGGTCTGACCCAACATGAATTGTCTTAAGGGTAATTCAGCTTTATCAAGTGCTTCCTTAGCCGTAATTTTCTCATTCATATAAGGTTGCAAGGCGTCATTGTTGATGCGTTCCAACACAGGTGACATCACAAAAAATGACATGAAAAGCGCAATTCCAACCAAGATCTGGTTAGAAGGGCTCTGCTGCAAACCAATCGCCTGACGCAAAATAGATAAAACGACAATAATGCGAGTGAAAGAGGTCATCATGATGACGATCGACGGCAAAAACGTCAGCGCCGTCATCAAAGCCAGAACTTGTAAGGTCAGGCTATAATCTTGCCCCCCTGCTGCATTCGTTGAAACGGTGAGAGCTGGTAAAATCCCTCCCGCTGCGGCGTGAGCAAGCATGGGACAAAATCCTATACCAACGGATAGCCAGATGCGCCAGTTCATCATGACTTGTCATCCTCAACAGTGGAGGATTTATTCATCCAACGAGAAAGGTGATGCGCAAATGCAGAGTTTCCAGTGGAATTCACGCCTAAAGGCGGATCGATTTCGGTCAGGAAGGAAATCTGTTGTGCCGTTACCCCTAACAGTAACTGCTGATCACCCACAGTAACCACGATCAATTTTTCCTTATAACCCACAGGCAAGCTATGTAAGACTTTGAAATCCGGACGTCCAATCTGTGGTACCAGTCGACTTTTTTTCAATCCCCATGCCAGAACAACAATCAATCCTAAGACAAAAAGACTGCTGAGTAGCCACTGCAGCAGTCCTGTGGTTGCATTATTTTCCACCGCAGCGGAAACGGGCAGAGAAAGGAACAAAAGCAATAAATAATAACGTCTCATTTTAATTTCTTGATGCGTTCAGTTTGGCTAATGACATCGGTCAAACGAATACCAAATTTATCGTTAACCACAACAACTTCGCCGTGGGCAATCAATGTACCATTCACTAATACATCCAATGGCTCCCCAGCAACGCGATCCAATTCCACGACTGAACCTTGGTTCAGCTGCAGTAAATTACGAATGCTGATTTGGCTACGACCGACTTCCATTGATATGGTCACGGGAATGTCTAGGATCGTATCCAGTTTGCGACGTTCTTCAGCAGAAATCGGTGCATCAGAGTCAAATTCCTCTAACACAGCAGGCTGAGCCTCTGTTTTTGCTTGCTCTTCCAGTGCGGCAGCCCAGGCATCTGCCATCAAATCTTCTTCACTACTCATCATTCATCCTCAATGATACGTTCTAATTCTTCAAGCTCTGCCATACCGTCAATACGCATACCATGTCGGGTTACATGAGTCATTTCACCTTTCACTGTTTCTGGACGTTTGATTCTTTCGGTAATTTTCAAGGCAACATTATTTTTATTGCTACGCCCCATTTTAGCCCGGAATGAAGGCAATCCCTCAACATAAACCATTAAACTTTCTGGCATTTCGACGGGAATAATATCGCCGGCTTTCAGCTCCATGAGTTGACGCAGAGGCAAATCGATATCTAATAATTTTGCCTTCATACCCACACTGACATCCATAATTTCATCCCGGAGTGCTTTACTCCAGCGTAAGTCAGTATCGCCTTTATCACTCTGAACACCGGCATCCAATAATTCGCGGATTGGTTCCAACATGGAATATGGCATCGCGACATGAAAATCTCCGCCACCACCATCAAGTTCAATATGAAAGGAACTCACCACGATCACTTCCGTAGGGCTGACAATGTTAGCCATTGCCGGGTTTACTTCTGAATCGAGATATTCAAAGCTGACATCCATGACCGGAGCCCAGGCTTCTTTGTAATCCTCAAATACTAATTTAAGCAGCATTTGAATGATCCGGCGCTCTGTCGGCGTAAATTCGCGGCCTTCAATTTTGGCATGATAACGACCATCACCACCAAAAAAGTTCTCTACCAGAATGAAGACTAGTCGGGCTTCCATGGTAATTAATGCCGTTCCCTTCAAAGGACGAAAACGCACCATATTCAGACTGGTCGGCACGAACAGAGAATGAACATATTCGCCAAATTTCAGCATTTGCACCCCGTTAATGGAGACTTCTGCTGTTCGGCGCATCATGTTAAACAAACTGATGCGCATGTGTCGGGCAAAACGTTCATTCACCAATTCCAGTGTAGGCATGCGCCCACGAACGATGCGATCTTGCGATGAGAAATCGAAAGCCATCACCCCTTCTTGGGGGGATGAGGATAAGACCTCCTCTTCAACATCATCTACGCCATGAAGTAGGGCATCAATTTCATCTTGTGATAGTAAATCACTCATACCGCACCTGTGATTATTCCTTTGATTACTGCATTACAAATCCGATAAACAGCACTTGTTCTACAACGGGTTTCCCTATTAAGTCTTTCATTGCCTTAGCAACAGCATCCACCGCATCTTTCTTGAGTTTTGTCTTTCCTTCTACGGTGCTAAGTTGTTCAACCGTCGTTGCACTGAATACTTGTAGTAAAGTCCCTTCAATAAGGGGGGCATGTTGTTTTGCCAATGCCTCGTTTTCCGGCCCGCGAACCAGTAATTTCACTTTAATTTGAACTAATCGATCTCGTACTGTGCCATGTGCATTAAAAATAAAAGCGCGAGGAAACCCGACATAAAAAGCTTCTTTTTCTGCAGCAAGTTGCTCCGGTGTTTTGTCTGTCGCGGCACCGCCTTCTTTTCCATCCTGCTTACTGCCGTGTCCGGAAAAGAAGAAAAACCATGCAGCTCCACCACCACCGCCCAACAACAAAACGGCTGCCACAATGATAATGATAAGTTTCTTTTTGCCACCTTTAGGCTTAATTTCTAATTCCTGTTCATTATCAGCCATTTGACACCTTCAATTTTACACTGCTATACCTGTCATCTTAATTGGCTTCGCGAGAGCTTCAAGCATAGAAATCAATTCCTTCCGCTTGAGATGCCGAAACGGTCACGGTTTGCACAAAATTTTCATCATTATTTGCAAACGCCGAAGATTGCCCTGATGGCTGACCGCTACCTCGTTCGCTCTGTTGGCCCATAAACTGATTGCCTGCCATTTGCTGACTCCATGACTGACTACCATTGTTCATGTTTTGTTGTTGTACTTGTGTCTGTCCCGGCTGTAAGCCGTGTTGTGTGAGCAACTCTCTTAAGCGGGGCATACTTTGTTCAAGCGCCTCTTTCGTTTGAGCATGCTGCACCATAAATTGCACGCTGGCTTGTTGTTCTTGGTCGATGGTCAACTTGATTTGAACTTTGCCCATATTCTGTGGTTCAAGTTGTAATTCCGCCTCTTGCCATTTTTGCCCGACCATCAACATGACGCGGGCTGAGAGTTCATGTTCATCTATCTGGCCATTTTTCGTATACATTGCAGGTAGTTGTTCATGAATGCCATGCAGGCTCTGCCCTGCGTCTGCCAGAGTATTATTCGTTGAGCTTAGCCCATTATTGCCAGTCAAACTAATTTCATGCCCACCATGTGCAGACAATGTGTGTATTGCTGTGTTTTCATTGAGCACTTGAGTGTTGTTCAACGTTTGAATGTCTGATTTACCCGAGGCGTCAGCCAATACATGTGCCGTTGAAGACCCTTTTTCATCTTCACCTTTAACCGTACTACCATCATCCAAATCACCTGTGGCTGTTGGTGTGTTGGTAACATTGTTATCATCAGAATCACCTTGTGGCTTCTGTTGACCTGCCGTTAAAACGGATGATGCCACCGCACTGGAATTTTTGTTGTTTTGAATACCCGCAATTTCTGCGGGCATAGCCGTTTCGTCTGATGGTGATCCACTTTTTTCCCCAGACACATCAACCGGTTTGGCTGCTGCAACATTCTGAGCATTACCTGCGAGCTGAACGCCCATCAGATTCGACATTGCATCTCCCACCGGAGTCTTGTCATTTGATGATGAAAGTGGTTTTGATTTTTTCTCTGTTTTAGATTGTGACGTCTTTTCTGTTTCTACCGAGGCGGCGCCTTTCGTATCTTGCGTAGATGCAACGGTATCCTGCATTTCTTCTGCTGTCTGCGACGCAGTCTGTGCTGTACCGGTAGCAGCTACTTTGCCTTTTGCTGCTGGCAGTGGCTGCTTGTTTTCGGATGATAACGGCGCATTATTCACCGCAGACGATGTTTCAGTTTGCACGTCAGCCTGTTCATCTGTTGTTGCAACTGATTCCACCTTAGCCGTCTCGGTAG
It contains:
- the fliQ gene encoding flagellar biosynthesis protein FliQ is translated as MTPEVFVDVFRQALGIVCLLVSATIIPSLIVGLLVSIFQAATSINEQTLSFLPRLLVTLAALSLGAHWGLQTLMDFMTMLVHEIPEVLG
- the fliM gene encoding flagellar motor switch protein FliM, which gives rise to MSDLLSQDEIDALLHGVDDVEEEVLSSSPQEGVMAFDFSSQDRIVRGRMPTLELVNERFARHMRISLFNMMRRTAEVSINGVQMLKFGEYVHSLFVPTSLNMVRFRPLKGTALITMEARLVFILVENFFGGDGRYHAKIEGREFTPTERRIIQMLLKLVFEDYKEAWAPVMDVSFEYLDSEVNPAMANIVSPTEVIVVSSFHIELDGGGGDFHVAMPYSMLEPIRELLDAGVQSDKGDTDLRWSKALRDEIMDVSVGMKAKLLDIDLPLRQLMELKAGDIIPVEMPESLMVYVEGLPSFRAKMGRSNKNNVALKITERIKRPETVKGEMTHVTRHGMRIDGMAELEELERIIEDE
- the fliR gene encoding flagellar biosynthetic protein FliR; protein product: MTITTTFLMAVLAAYIWPFTRLASMLMTMIVIGSQSVPIMIRMFYAMALTAVIAPVLPKMPTTDLFSMAGFLITSQQVLIGITMGLISQMLVQAFIMAGQIISMQTSLGFASMVDPLNGESTPVIGQFYLMLGTLIFFAMDGHLTMIQMIAQSFITLPVSADGITISSMRSIADFVSVLFQTAVAFSLSATIALLLINFTFGVMTRAAPQLNIFSMGFAVTMIGGLFIMWASLSGFMDHFEMQWQRTQSLMCDVLALSCREP
- the fliP gene encoding flagellar type III secretion system pore protein FliP (The bacterial flagellar biogenesis protein FliP forms a type III secretion system (T3SS)-type pore required for flagellar assembly.), which codes for MLAHAAAGGILPALTVSTNAAGGQDYSLTLQVLALMTALTFLPSIVIMMTSFTRIIVVLSILRQAIGLQQSPSNQILVGIALFMSFFVMSPVLERINNDALQPYMNEKITAKEALDKAELPLRQFMLGQTRIKDLDTFSEIANVKADKPADVPMRVLIPSFITSELKTAFQIGFMLFLPFLVIDLVIASVLMAMGMMMLSPMIISLPFKLMLFVLVDGWGLIMGSLANSFGLGGGG
- the fliO gene encoding flagellar biosynthetic protein FliO: MRRYYLLLLFLSLPVSAAVENNATTGLLQWLLSSLFVLGLIVVLAWGLKKSRLVPQIGRPDFKVLHSLPVGYKEKLIVVTVGDQQLLLGVTAQQISFLTEIDPPLGVNSTGNSAFAHHLSRWMNKSSTVEDDKS
- the fliL gene encoding flagellar basal body-associated protein FliL encodes the protein MADNEQELEIKPKGGKKKLIIIIVAAVLLLGGGGGAAWFFFFSGHGSKQDGKEGGAATDKTPEQLAAEKEAFYVGFPRAFIFNAHGTVRDRLVQIKVKLLVRGPENEALAKQHAPLIEGTLLQVFSATTVEQLSTVEGKTKLKKDAVDAVAKAMKDLIGKPVVEQVLFIGFVMQ
- the fliN gene encoding flagellar motor switch protein FliN; this encodes MSSEEDLMADAWAAALEEQAKTEAQPAVLEEFDSDAPISAEERRKLDTILDIPVTISMEVGRSQISIRNLLQLNQGSVVELDRVAGEPLDVLVNGTLIAHGEVVVVNDKFGIRLTDVISQTERIKKLK
- a CDS encoding flagellar hook-length control protein FliK — translated: MATHSLSGSDTHLAAVLTSVKGNNECVTPSSSNKFSTVMHAVEQPANSSDTPTAATNTPSSPKTVSATDNKTSSAPAADASAAATDSAATMLNTLQASRQLDTSLQVNNSTAATTVSDTASETTTNETTSEAEKDATQSGLTSLAQDVASFSTATAKTTVPNKDGQTQNAEQKTLAAQTSSSDGVSASLTSTSATLASTSATTETAKVESVATTDEQADVQTETSSAVNNAPLSSENKQPLPAAKGKVAATGTAQTASQTAEEMQDTVASTQDTKGAASVETEKTSQSKTEKKSKPLSSSNDKTPVGDAMSNLMGVQLAGNAQNVAAAKPVDVSGEKSGSPSDETAMPAEIAGIQNNKNSSAVASSVLTAGQQKPQGDSDDNNVTNTPTATGDLDDGSTVKGEDEKGSSTAHVLADASGKSDIQTLNNTQVLNENTAIHTLSAHGGHEISLTGNNGLSSTNNTLADAGQSLHGIHEQLPAMYTKNGQIDEHELSARVMLMVGQKWQEAELQLEPQNMGKVQIKLTIDQEQQASVQFMVQHAQTKEALEQSMPRLRELLTQHGLQPGQTQVQQQNMNNGSQSWSQQMAGNQFMGQQSERGSGQPSGQSSAFANNDENFVQTVTVSASQAEGIDFYA